The following are from one region of the Amylibacter sp. IMCC11727 genome:
- a CDS encoding polysaccharide deacetylase family protein: MHFAQMYHHFHDEIHPVGQGSISAEVFDDLINATKRQGKTFLEPNDYIEKALNGTLKDTETALTFDDSLRCQYDVAWPVMQAHDLRGFFFCYTNLHLPDVTKLEFYRDFRNVFFDDMEAFYASFFEAVKADNEQAFDPAHAAIEKGFLGDCAFFTYNDKVYRYVRDYVLGPKKYDVIMDRMMAAANYPFAERTELLLMSSAMIRDLSDQGNAIGLHSHTHPMVMTHLTKEKQAEEYGTNHEILQNITGQAPITMSHPCGHYDATTLAVLRELGVTVGFRSTITQREIKSPLEIPREDHANLVRNIL; encoded by the coding sequence ATGCATTTCGCACAAATGTATCATCATTTTCACGACGAAATTCATCCTGTGGGTCAGGGGTCAATTTCTGCTGAGGTCTTTGATGATTTGATTAACGCCACCAAACGCCAAGGGAAGACCTTCCTTGAGCCCAATGATTACATTGAAAAAGCGTTAAATGGCACGTTGAAGGATACAGAAACGGCGCTGACTTTCGATGACAGCCTGCGGTGCCAATATGACGTTGCATGGCCTGTGATGCAGGCTCATGATTTGCGTGGTTTTTTCTTTTGTTATACGAATTTGCATTTGCCAGATGTCACAAAGCTCGAATTTTACCGCGATTTTCGCAATGTGTTTTTCGACGACATGGAAGCCTTTTACGCGTCGTTTTTTGAGGCGGTCAAAGCCGACAATGAACAGGCGTTTGATCCGGCACATGCTGCCATTGAAAAGGGTTTCTTGGGCGATTGCGCTTTCTTTACCTATAACGACAAAGTTTATCGTTATGTACGGGATTACGTTCTTGGGCCCAAAAAATACGATGTGATTATGGATCGCATGATGGCCGCTGCAAACTATCCGTTTGCCGAGCGTACAGAATTGCTTTTGATGTCTTCTGCAATGATCCGTGATTTGAGCGACCAAGGCAATGCCATCGGGTTGCACAGCCATACGCATCCCATGGTTATGACCCATTTAACCAAAGAAAAGCAGGCCGAAGAATATGGAACCAACCATGAGATTTTGCAAAATATTACGGGCCAAGCACCGATAACTATGTCGCACCCTTGCGGCCATTATGACGCGACAACGCTGGCAGTTTTACGCGAGCTTGGGGTCACTGTTGGGTTTCGATCCACGATCACACAACGTGAAATCAAATCCCCGCTGGAAATTCCACGCGAAGATCACGCCAATTTAGTAAGGAACATCCTGTGA